TGCCAGGACGTCACCAGCACACCATCGATGTCGAAGAGCACACCACCGATAGCCATGCAGCGACATTAAACGCCAGGAGTTTCAGCGCAAGTCGGACCCCGTCGGCACACCCGCCCAGACGCTGCCTGCGACCCACGGTGTCGCCGTGGCAGCAATCGCCCACGCCTGCCCGGCGGGTACGTCGATCACCTCGTAACGCTTCTGTCCCGCGGCGGTCGCCGCGACCAGTGTCGCCACCCCGGCCCGGCGCTGCAGCAGCGTCTGCCGAACCGTCCAGCCGATGATGCCGTCGGTCTGCACACAGTCGCGCCTACGTTCGACGCTGCCGGCCCGCGCCACCAGCCAGTCACCGTCGACGCGGTGGCCGAGCGCGCGGGAGCGGTCCGCCGCCAACAGCGTCGCGGCCGCCGTGACCAGCAGCCACAACCCCCACCCCCAGCCCGGGACGCCGACGACGATCAACACGGGCAGCGCCGCCACCGGCAGGGCCAGGGCGCGGGTCCACCGGCGCCGGGTGGCTGCGGGGCCGTGGGTGCGCAGCGGGCCGGACACCGCATCCCGACGGCCGATCAGCGCGGTCAGCACCTCCTGCGCGGTCGCGGCCGGGCACGGCGGCAACAGCAGCGACGCCTCCCCCTCGCCGCCGACGCCGGTCATCACCGCATCGAGACGGGCGCCGCCGAACATGCGCACCAGCAACGGTTCACGCAGGGTGCCGCCACGCAGCCGACGCATGTCGTAGGTGTGTTCCCGCGCACGCAGCAAGCCGTACTGCAGGTGCAGCACGCCCTCCCCGCCGGGGATACCGCCAGGCACACCGCCGGGAAGGTCCCGTCGGGTCAGCACCAGGTTCCCGTACGTCAGCAACGAGCGCAGCACCGACAGCACCACCGACGCCACGAGCACCGCAACCACCACGACCACGACGGTGACCGCGACACCCAACCGCTCGGCGGCGTCCAGACCGGACTGCGCGAGCCGCGAGTCACGCACCAACGCACCCGCCCCGGCCTGGTACACGATGCCGAACGCCGCGAGGATCATCGCCAGCCCGGTGAAACTCAGCGGGCTGTAGCGCAGCCACGCCGGCTGCCACCGGGCCAGTTCACGCCCCGCGGGCGCCTGCTCCTCGGGCGTCGCATCGGCCAGCAGAATCGCGCGCAACCGCGGCACCTCACCGGCCTCGACGGCGTCGAGCGCGAACACGGTGTCCCCCTTGGCCTCCTGCCCGGTGCTGATGCGCAGCACGGTCAGCCCCATCACCCGGTGCAGCAGGCGCGCGTCGGCGGACACGGATCGAATCCGGTTGCGCGGCACCGACAGCACTTTCCGCTGCAGCACACCGGTGCGCAGCTGCACCTCGGTCGGCTCGATGCGGTAGAAGGTGGTGAACCAGCGCGCCAGGCCGAACAGGATCGTCAGCACGACCGCGGCCACCGTCCACAACGGGTTACCGGTCGCCGAACCCAGCACCACCGAACCGATCAGCAGCGGTATCTGCTGCAGCACTTCGTGGACGGGATGCACCAGCAGCATGCGCGGGCTCAGCCGCTGCCACTGCGGCGCGGCGCCGGGGAGCTCGCCTCCCTCGGTCATGTGGCGTCCTGTTCGCCGATCGCGGCGATATCGGTCAGCAGTGCCACCACCCGATCGGCGACGTCGGCGTCGAGCGCGACGATGCGCACCGCACCGGCCGACGACGCCGTCGTCACGGTCACGTTGGCCAGACCGAACAGGCGGTCCAGCGGACCGCGGTAGGTGTCCACCGTCTGCACGCGGGAGATCGGCGCGATGCGCCGCTCCTGCACGAGCCACCCCGTGCGGGTGTACACGGCAGGTGTCGCGGTGTCGGCGCTGATGTCCCACCGGTGCACGCGGTACCGCCACAGCGGCGCGATCACCACGAACAGCACGATGCCCACCATCGTGACGACGGCGACCACCCCGTGTAGCCACAGCATCCGGCGGTCGAACAGCAGCCAGCCAAGTTGACCGGCCACCAGCACCGACCACGGGATCGCCGCGCCGAGCGCCCACGCCAGCGGAGCCTTGCGGCTCGGCGGATGCGCGGGATCCAGCAGAACCAACCCCGATGCCGCGCCACCCGGGTGCTGCACACCTTCGCGGTCCATGCGTCGAGCATGCCCGAGGAACCGTAGAGTTCGAGCCATGAGCGCCGACACGAAGTGGACCGAGGCCGACGTTCCCGATCAGTCGGGCCGGGTGGCGATCGTCACCGGGTCCAACACCGGACTGGGGTACGAGACCGCGCGGGTGCTGGCCACCAAGGGTGCGCACGTGGTGATCGCGGTGCGCAACCTGGACAAGGGCCGCGACGCCGTCGACCGGATCACCGCCTCGACACCCAAGGCCGATCTGAAACTGCAGCAGCTGGATGTGGGCTCGTTGGACTCCGTGCGCACCGCGGCCGACGAACTCAACAACGCCTACCCGCGCATCGACCTGCTGATCAACAACGCGGGCGTGATGTACCCGCCCAAGCAGACCACCGTCGACGGGTTCGAGCTGCAGTTCGGCACCAACTATCTGGGGGCGTTCGCGTTGACCGGGCTGCTGCTCGACCACCTGCTGCCGGTCGACGGTTCGCGGGTGGTGGCGGTCGCCAGCATGGCGCACCGCATCCGCGCAAAGATCCACTTCGAGGATCTGCAGTGGGAGCGCCGCTACAACCGGGTGGAGGCGTACGGCCAGTCCAAGCTGGCGAATCTGTTGTTCGCCTACGAACTTCAGCGCCGCCTGGCCGCGGCGGGCAAGCCGACCATCTCGGTGGCCGCGCACCCGGGCCTGTCGAACACCGAGCTGATGCGGCACACGCCCGGCACCGGTCTGCCCGGCTACCACCAGGTCGCGAGCCTGTTCACGAACAGCCCGCTGATGGGGGCGCTGGCCACGCTGCGTGCGGCCACCGATCCGGATGTGAAGGGTGGCCAGTACTACGGCCCGGACGGGTTCCGCGAGTTGCGTGGCCACCCGAAGCTCGTGAATTCCAGTACCCAGGCGCGTGACCCGGAGTTGCAGCGCCGATTGTGGGCCGTCTCCGAAGAGCTGACCGGCGTCAGCTTCCCGGTGTGACATGCGTACCGTCGAAGAACACCAGAAGATCGTCGCCGGGCTCATCAAAGCCCGTGCCCCACAGCCAGTTCCGATCGCCGACGCGTTGGGTCTTGTCCTCGCGGCCGACGTCGTCGCGCCGCTGTCACTGCCCGGGTTCGACAACTCGGCGATGGACGGCTACGCCGTGGTCGCCGAGGACATCGCCTCCGCCGCCGCGGACAGCCCGGTGCTGCTGCCCGTCGCCGAGGACATCCCGGCCGGTCGCACCGATGCGCTGACACTGAAACCCGGTACGGCGCACCGCATCATGACCGGTGCACCCGTTCCCGCCGGGGCCACCGCGGTGATCCCGGTCGAGGCGACCGACGGCGGCACCGACACCGTGACCATCCGCGCGGCGGCCAAGCCAGGTCAACACATCCGCCGGGCCGGCGAGGACGTCACCGCAGGCACCACGGTGCTGCACGCCGGCCAGACCGTCACCCCGGCCGCGCTGGGATTGGCCGCAGCACTCGGCCTGGCCGAGTTGACCGTGGTCCCGCCGCAGCGCGTGATGGTGATGTCCACCGGAACCGAACTGGTGAAACCGGGCACGCCGCTGCAGCCCGGCCAGATCTACGAGTCCAACGCCGTGATGCTGTCGGCGGCGGTCCGCGACGCGGGTGCGCAGGTGGTGTCGTCGCCGATGTCGCACGACGACGTCGACGCGTTCCGCGCGGTGCTCATCGAGCACGCGCGCGACATCGACCTGATCATCACCACGGGCGGTGTCAGCGCGGGTGCCTACGAAGTGGTCAAGGACGCTTTGGCCGAGCAGGTCGACTTCGTCAAGGTCGCCATGCAGCCCGGGATGCCGCAGGGTTCGGGTGTCGTCGGCTCGACACCGATCATCACGCTGCCGGGTAACCCGGTGAGTGCCCTGGTGTCGTTCGAGGTGTTCGTCCGCGCGCCGCTGCGCGCCGCGATGGGTCGCCCCGATCCGGGTAGGCCCAAGCGCGAGGCGGTGCTCACCGAGTCGCTCACCTCACCGGCAGGCAAACGTCAGTTCCGCCGTGGGGTGCTCACCGGTGAGACCGTCACCAGCTACGGACCTCCGGCGTCGCATCATCTGCGCTGGCTGGCCTCGGCGAACTGCCTGCTGGAGATCGACGAGGACCTCACCGAGGTACCCGCGGGGACGTCTGTCCAGGTCTGGGACCTGAGCTAGCGATCCCGACACCCCTCGCACGTAGAATCCAGCCGATGGCCAGACGCCCCGATCTCCAATCCGGCCCAGAACGCCTCGCGGCGCTGGTGCGTTCCAGCGTTCCGCCGATGCATTCGGCGGGCCTGCCCTTCGTCGGCGCGAGCCTGGCGCTCGCCCTGCTCGGCCGCAAGCGGCGTTGGGTGCGGCGCGCGGGGCTGCTCTCCGCAGGCGCCAATGCCGCGTTCTTCCGGCACCCGCCCCGGGTGCCACCGACGCGGCCCGGCGTCGTGGTGGCACCCGCCGACGGGTTGATCTGTCTGATCGGTGAGGCCACCGCGCCTGCCGAGCTGGGCCTGCCGGACACCCCGATGCAGCGGGTCAGCATCTTCCTGTCGGTGCTCGACGCGCACGTGCAGCGCGCACCGATCGGCGGCGAGGTGGTCGCGGTGCGCCACCGCCCGGGCCGGTTCCACTCGGCCGAGCTGGAAGCCGCCAGTGAGGACAACGAGCGCAACAGTGTCGTCATCCGCACGCCCGAGGGCGTGCACGTCATCGCGGTGCAGATCGCCGGTCTGATCGCGCGGCGCATCGTGTGCGACGCGCACGTCGGCGACAAGCTCACGATCGGCGACACCTACGGACTGATCCGCTACGGCTCGCGCCTGGACACCTACTTCCCGGCGGATGCACGGGTGCTCGTCACACACGGTCAGCGCACACTGGCCGGCGAGACGGTGCTGGCGGAGCTCGCATGATCAAGGCCCGCATCAAGCGCCCGTCCTTCACGGTGCGGATGTTGCCGAGCGCCATGACGGTGGCGGCCATCTGCCTGGGTCTGAGCGCGGTCAAGATGGCCCTCGACGACCGTCCGACCGAGGCGATGGCGTTCCTGGCGGCCGCGGCGATCCTCGACGCGCTCGACGGCCGGGTGGCCCGCATGCTCAAGGCCACCTCCAAGATGGGCGAGGAGATCGACTCGCTGGCCGACGCCGTGAACTTCGGTGTGGCACCGGCTTTCATCGTGTACGGCACGCTGTTGTCGCATTCGCGGGTGGGCTGGATCGTGGTGCTGCTGTACGCGGTGTGCATCGTGCTGCGGCTCGCGCGGTTCAACGCGCTGCTCGATGTGGACCAGCCCGCCTACGAGAAGGAGTATTTCGTCGGCATGCCCGCCCCCGCCGGCGCCATCGGCGCGATCGGCCCGCTGGCGGCGAAGATGCAGTGGCCCGGCGACTGGTGGAACAGCGTGACCGCCGAGTGGGTGGTGATCGTGTGGATGATCGGCGTCTCGCTGCTGGTGGTCAGCCGAATCCCGATGCGCAAGATCCACACCTTCTCGGTGTCGCCCAACATGGTGGCCCCGCTGCTGGTGCTGGTGGCCATCGGCGTTGCGGCGTCGGTGTTCTACGGCTACATCGTCATCATGGTGATCATCGTGGCCTACGTGCTGCACATCCCGTTCGCGGTCCGCACCAAGCACTGGGTGGCCAGCCATCCGGAGTCATGGGACGTCAAACCGAAGCAACGGCGCGCGGCGCGCCGCGCCATCCGGCGGGCGCAGCCGCACCGGCGTTCGATGGCGCGCCTGGGTCTCCGCAAGCCGGGAAGGTGACATGTCGCTGCGCTCGAACGGCCGGGACGACGAGTACGACCAGGACCCACCCGTCAGCCATCTGCGGCTGACCGCTCGGCTGAACACCTCTGCACTCGACTCGCGCCGCGGCGTCGTGCGTCTGCACCCCGAAGCGCTTGCCGCACTCGGTATCCGGGAGTGGGATGCGGTGGCGTTGACCGGCTCGCGGACCACCGCGGCTGTCGCCGGGGTGGCCGGGCCCGATGTGCCCGCCGGCACCGCGCTGCTGGACGACGTCACGCTGTCCAACGCCGGGGTGCGGGAGAACACCACGGTGCTCGCGGCGCCGGTGACGGTGTACGGTGCACGTTCGGTCACGGTGTCGGGGTCACGGCTGGCCACGCAGTCGATCTCCCCCTCGACGCTGCGGATGGCCCTGCTGGGCAAGGTGATGACCGTCGGCGACACCGTCTCGCTGCTGCCCCGCGACCTCGGGCCCGGTACGTCCACGTCGGCCGCGACGAGTGCGCTGGCGTCGTCGGTGGGGATCACCTGGACTTCCGAACTGCTCACGGTCACCGCGGTCGACCCGCCGGGAACGGTGAGCGTGCAACCGAATTCGGTGGTGTCCTGGGGTACCGGCGCGCCGGAGGATCCCGCACCCCGCCCACCGGGCAGCACTGGGTCAGCAGCCCGGGCAGCCCCGAACGCGTCGAACAGCCGGTGACCTTCGACGACGTCAAGGTGACCCATCCGCAGGCCGCCAAACTCGAAGAGTGGCTCCGCCTGTCCCTCGATGAGCCCGAACTCCTCAAAACCCTGGGCGCCGCACCGCATCTGGGGGTGCTCGTGTCGGGTCCGGCCGGCGTCGGCAAGACCGCCATGGTGCGCGCGGTGTGCGGT
This region of Mycolicibacterium goodii genomic DNA includes:
- a CDS encoding PH domain-containing protein encodes the protein MDREGVQHPGGAASGLVLLDPAHPPSRKAPLAWALGAAIPWSVLVAGQLGWLLFDRRMLWLHGVVAVVTMVGIVLFVVIAPLWRYRVHRWDISADTATPAVYTRTGWLVQERRIAPISRVQTVDTYRGPLDRLFGLANVTVTTASSAGAVRIVALDADVADRVVALLTDIAAIGEQDAT
- a CDS encoding PH domain-containing protein, with the translated sequence MTEGGELPGAAPQWQRLSPRMLLVHPVHEVLQQIPLLIGSVVLGSATGNPLWTVAAVVLTILFGLARWFTTFYRIEPTEVQLRTGVLQRKVLSVPRNRIRSVSADARLLHRVMGLTVLRISTGQEAKGDTVFALDAVEAGEVPRLRAILLADATPEEQAPAGRELARWQPAWLRYSPLSFTGLAMILAAFGIVYQAGAGALVRDSRLAQSGLDAAERLGVAVTVVVVVVAVLVASVVLSVLRSLLTYGNLVLTRRDLPGGVPGGIPGGEGVLHLQYGLLRAREHTYDMRRLRGGTLREPLLVRMFGGARLDAVMTGVGGEGEASLLLPPCPAATAQEVLTALIGRRDAVSGPLRTHGPAATRRRWTRALALPVAALPVLIVVGVPGWGWGLWLLVTAAATLLAADRSRALGHRVDGDWLVARAGSVERRRDCVQTDGIIGWTVRQTLLQRRAGVATLVAATAAGQKRYEVIDVPAGQAWAIAATATPWVAGSVWAGVPTGSDLR
- the glp gene encoding gephyrin-like molybdotransferase Glp, whose amino-acid sequence is MRTVEEHQKIVAGLIKARAPQPVPIADALGLVLAADVVAPLSLPGFDNSAMDGYAVVAEDIASAAADSPVLLPVAEDIPAGRTDALTLKPGTAHRIMTGAPVPAGATAVIPVEATDGGTDTVTIRAAAKPGQHIRRAGEDVTAGTTVLHAGQTVTPAALGLAAALGLAELTVVPPQRVMVMSTGTELVKPGTPLQPGQIYESNAVMLSAAVRDAGAQVVSSPMSHDDVDAFRAVLIEHARDIDLIITTGGVSAGAYEVVKDALAEQVDFVKVAMQPGMPQGSGVVGSTPIITLPGNPVSALVSFEVFVRAPLRAAMGRPDPGRPKREAVLTESLTSPAGKRQFRRGVLTGETVTSYGPPASHHLRWLASANCLLEIDEDLTEVPAGTSVQVWDLS
- a CDS encoding phosphatidylserine decarboxylase: MARRPDLQSGPERLAALVRSSVPPMHSAGLPFVGASLALALLGRKRRWVRRAGLLSAGANAAFFRHPPRVPPTRPGVVVAPADGLICLIGEATAPAELGLPDTPMQRVSIFLSVLDAHVQRAPIGGEVVAVRHRPGRFHSAELEAASEDNERNSVVIRTPEGVHVIAVQIAGLIARRIVCDAHVGDKLTIGDTYGLIRYGSRLDTYFPADARVLVTHGQRTLAGETVLAELA
- the pssA gene encoding CDP-diacylglycerol--serine O-phosphatidyltransferase is translated as MIKARIKRPSFTVRMLPSAMTVAAICLGLSAVKMALDDRPTEAMAFLAAAAILDALDGRVARMLKATSKMGEEIDSLADAVNFGVAPAFIVYGTLLSHSRVGWIVVLLYAVCIVLRLARFNALLDVDQPAYEKEYFVGMPAPAGAIGAIGPLAAKMQWPGDWWNSVTAEWVVIVWMIGVSLLVVSRIPMRKIHTFSVSPNMVAPLLVLVAIGVAASVFYGYIVIMVIIVAYVLHIPFAVRTKHWVASHPESWDVKPKQRRAARRAIRRAQPHRRSMARLGLRKPGR
- a CDS encoding SDR family NAD(P)-dependent oxidoreductase; amino-acid sequence: MSADTKWTEADVPDQSGRVAIVTGSNTGLGYETARVLATKGAHVVIAVRNLDKGRDAVDRITASTPKADLKLQQLDVGSLDSVRTAADELNNAYPRIDLLINNAGVMYPPKQTTVDGFELQFGTNYLGAFALTGLLLDHLLPVDGSRVVAVASMAHRIRAKIHFEDLQWERRYNRVEAYGQSKLANLLFAYELQRRLAAAGKPTISVAAHPGLSNTELMRHTPGTGLPGYHQVASLFTNSPLMGALATLRAATDPDVKGGQYYGPDGFRELRGHPKLVNSSTQARDPELQRRLWAVSEELTGVSFPV